The following are encoded in a window of Peromyscus leucopus breed LL Stock chromosome X, UCI_PerLeu_2.1, whole genome shotgun sequence genomic DNA:
- the Actrt1 gene encoding actin-related protein T1: protein MFNPAVLDIPAVIFDNGSGLCKVGISGEIGPRHVINSVVGYPKFNIPSARTNRKRYFVGEEAQGMYDGLYLHYPVERGLVTRWDDMEKLWKDLFEWELGMKPSEQPVFMTEPSLNPRETREKTTEIMFEKFNVPALYLCNHAVGALCASACITGLVVDSGDGVTCTVPIYEGYSVPHGITKLYVAGRDITEHLTRLLLAKGYTFPCILNKAVVDDIKKKLCTVTWGHKKNRKNYQQILKEYQLPDGNIIQMSDHLCRVPEVLFTPDHLGIHDLGISKMVCNSIMKCDTDIQETLFAEIVLSGGTTLFPGLQDRLLKELEVLAFEGTPIKITASPDRCYSAWIGGSVMTSLTTFKQMWVTAEDFKEYGAFVIQRKCF from the coding sequence ATGTTTAATCCAGCTGTATTAGATATTCCAGCTGTGATTTTTGACAATGGTTCTGGACTCTGTAAAGTTGGAATTTCAGGAGAGATTGGACCCCGACATGTCATCAACTCTGTTGTTGGCTACCCAAAATTCAATATACCATCAGCAAGAACCAATCGGAAAAGGTACTTTGTGGGAGAAGAAGCCCAGGGCATGTACGATGGATTATACCTGCACTATCCTGTTGAGCGTGGACTGGTAACTAGATGGGATGACATGGAAAAACTGTGGAAGGACCTTTTTGAGTGGGAACTAGGAATGAAACCCAGTGAACAGCCAGTTTTTATGACTGAGCCCTCCTTGAACCCACGAGAGACCCGAGAGAAGACCACAGAAATAATGTTTGAGAAATTTAATGTACCTGCCTTGTACCTTTGCAATCATGCTGTAGGAGCCTTGTGTGCTTCTGCCTGTATCACTGGCCTGGTAGTAGACAGTGGAGATGGGGTCACTTGCACTGTCCCCATCTATGAGGGCTACTCTGTGCCTCATGGTATCACCAAATTATATGTGGCAGGAAGAGATATCACAGAACACCTCACCCGACTCCTTCTTGCTAAAGGCTACACCTTCCCCTGCATCCTCAACAAAGCAGTGGTGGATGACATAAAAAAGAAGCTATGCACTGTCACCTGGGGACATAAAAAAAACCGCAAGAACTATCAGCAGATCCTAAAAGAGTATCAACTGCCAGATGGGAATATCATCCAGATGAGTGACCACCTGTGCCGGGTGCCTGAGGTTCTTTTTACACCTGATCATCTAGGTATTCATGATCTAGGAATCTCAAAAATGGTCTGCAACAGCATCATGAAGTGTGACACTGACATCCAGGAGACCCTGTTTGCTGAGATTGTGCTGTCTGGAGGTACCACACTGTTTCCTGGGCTACAGGATAGACTCCTGAAAGAACTGGAAGTTCTGGCTTTTGAGGGAACCCCAATCAAGATCACAGCTTCCCCAGACAGATGCTACTCAGCTTGGATTGGTGGATCTGTCATGACTTCCTTGACAACCTTCAAGCAAATGTGGGTCACTGCTGAGGACTTCAAGGAGTATGGGGCATTTGTGATtcaaagaaaatgcttttaa